TGACGTCCGACAGCTTGTCCGCGACGCCGCTGACGTTGAGCGGCTGGAACAGGCCCGAGCGCTCGAGATTGCCGGTGATGACCTGGGCGATCTCGGCGCCGCGCGGCGATCCGGAGAAGGCGGGCACGGCGATCGGCAGCGGCTTGACCGCGCCCGCGTTGATGTCGACCTCGATCTGCGCGGCGGCCGGCGTGACGAGCGCCGCGCCGCTCAGCAGGGCGGCGACCATCAGCATCAGGGCCCTAAGTCTCTTCAAGGCTCTTGGGCGCATCAGGGTCTCCTTGTCCGTCTTTCCAAACCTCAACGCGAACAGGCCTGTTTTGCGTTGAAGTTGAGGGCGATTTTCTGACCGTACAGGTCGGATGGCAGATAGGCGAACGGCGAGGCCGCGAACAGCGCGCGAATGGCGCGGTCCGAGGCGGCCTTGACCACCGGATCCGGCGAAGACGTCCCGGGCGACTCCGGCTGACCGACCACCCGGCCGCCGGGGCCGATGACGAACACGACCCGGACGTTGACGTTGGCCCCGCCCTCGACCTCGCAATTGGGGTTCCAGCGATCCTGCACCTCGCCCTGAAGGCGTCCGAGCGCCGCGGCCGAAAGCCCGGTGGCCGCGCCCATGGCCGGGCGCGCCGACACCGAGGTTTCCGCCCGCGCCGGGCCCTTGGCCGCATTGGCGGTGGGCTTGCCGGTCGCCTTCTTGGTCTTGGCGATCGAAGCCTCGAGGGAAGCGAAGAAGTCGTTATCGGTCTTCTTCTGCGGCGTCGGCTTGGCCGGTGTCGGCGTCGGCGAGGGCTTGGGCGTCGGGGTCGGCTTGGGCGGCGGCGCCGGGGCGGGAGTCGGCGTGGGCGCCGGCGTCGGCGCGGGTGGCTGCGGCGTCGCCTCGGGTGTCGGCTCCGGGGTCTGGGCCGTCTGCTCCTCCAGCGCCTCTTCCGCAGGGCGCACATTGGTCGGACCGTTGGTGACGATCGTGACC
The DNA window shown above is from Caulobacter sp. FWC26 and carries:
- the tolA gene encoding cell envelope integrity protein TolA; translation: MSARREQTLSPGLLGSIALHGAVAALIAFGLPWKQSEPITIGESVPVTIVTNGPTNVRPAEEALEEQTAQTPEPTPEATPQPPAPTPAPTPTPAPAPPPKPTPTPKPSPTPTPAKPTPQKKTDNDFFASLEASIAKTKKATGKPTANAAKGPARAETSVSARPAMGAATGLSAAALGRLQGEVQDRWNPNCEVEGGANVNVRVVFVIGPGGRVVGQPESPGTSSPDPVVKAASDRAIRALFAASPFAYLPSDLYGQKIALNFNAKQACSR